The Xenopus tropicalis strain Nigerian chromosome 1, UCB_Xtro_10.0, whole genome shotgun sequence DNA segment TGAGACCCTAAAAAAAACCTCTCTCGAGCTTTTAAGCACACCTAATACAAGTTGGAAGTGCATCCCTGAACaaactgtacacaaaatggcagAGAGATATCCCCCAAATCACACCAGAGCAATGGGAAGATATCTTAGACTCCGCCTTTGAGGGAGTCATTAGCAGTAAAAATAAGATGACGCAAATGAACTACTTACATAGAATATACCTAACCCCGCAGAGGTTACATCACATAAACCCTAATGTACCTCAAAACTGCCCACGTTGCCAACATGTCCCTGCAAACTTCATGCATATGGTATGGGACTGCCCTATAATTAAATCCTTCTGGGGAAACGTAACATTGGGAGTACAATGTCAGTTTTTTCTGTTATCAGCTGTATTACGTTTCCCCAGAAGGATTTAATTATAGGGCAGTCCCATACCATATGCATGAAGTTATTTTTACTGCTAATGACTCCCTCAAAGGCGGAGTCTAAGATATCTTCCCATTGCTCTGGTGTGATTTGGGGGATATCTCTctgccattttgtgtacagtttGTGTACAGTATGTCTATAATCCTATTACTTCATCAATTAGGGGAGGTAACACCAAGAAGGGCACAATGTACATTATTGTCTATTCTATGTATGTATGCAAGCAAAGCAATTGCAATTCACTGTAAATCCAGTGGAGGGCCACCAATACACTCATGGGAACAACTCTATAAGCTTACCTACTCGAGAAGAGGTTGTCCGGATAAATTTAACAAAGTCTGGGAACTCTGGATAGACCCAGACCCAGCCTTAGATTAGACCCCCTACACAAGGTAAATGCAGACTTAAAGTCAATAGGgctaattcactaaagtgcgttaatttttatcgcacacttttttgcggtaaaattgatgcaaaaattaACGCGGGATTCGCTacagttttaccgcatgcgtcgcatatcgcatgcattaaattttgcgctaccgcatgGGTTCATTTGcgtgccgaaataacactaatgcatgattcacaaacacttagacgcgctaaatattgcattaacacatacttgaggcaggcggtaattatagaaaagtacagttcatgcgcttttggcaacacaatatggactttgcagtgggatttatgcaagtctgtgttggccctagagtgatgcagccgccagtttgcagggaaatagtcattttcagtacagtaattttctgaaagtaatggcatgtatggctaacatggcgtgcgttttttcgtaCGCGGCAAATATTttacgcggtgcgttgattagcgctcgttccgccgaataccgcacgaaaatagtcttcgcgactaaaataacgcaagcagcatcacgCTATAAATTAACGCGAGTATGCTTTTAgtaaatcgtgcgttaagacgcaagaaattagacgtgataacatttttaacgcattctataaataactcacgttttatcgacctttagtgaatcaaccctaatggaTAAATTGCTTTCTGAAGCACCCCCCAACAGGTATAATACCTATCAACTAAACACTGGTATAACTTAGAAACAATAAGAAACATGACACCATCAATGTTAACTTggtttttttatatcttttattttaatgaaaacatgGCATGTTGTAACACAGTCATTATATCatatatgtaaaacatattttgtaatgctcaataaaagaattgttaaaaaaaaaatgaggggtgtctcatgtcccagtcccccagaatctatccctcctaactggtgggtataggcagtccctgtttggtatcattaggaagcatgtgacctcctcataaccaatatatgatttatgaggatgtgaaccctaaagcaaaggagatatggatccctttctataatccatattttctcatagctgttcCCTTCTGCTGTTTttaggtccacaattgcctttctttgatcaacagatcaaagaaaccaatggccCCAGCTTTTCTGCCCCAGATGGTCTAACTCCCAATTGTCTTGTAGCCCAGATAAATTTGTCAGCTTTTAAAAGGCTCCCGGTAATGGCCTACAAAAAAGGTAGAAATGTGGGTTCTATTTTGATGAAATCAGATTTTGGGAGAAAAATGAAGAAAGGTCCAGGGATAAGTCCAAGAAAAATGGAACTTTTCAATGTTATAACTGCAACTGCTGTTCTAATGTACAACCAGGACAGTTTATTTTCCATCCTAGGAGAGGAAATCCAGTTGCCAGCTGAGCTTGACAAAGGGCCTTACATGGTCCGAAATCTATTCCCTATTGAGTTCCAGTGGCAAGTGACCAGTGGGGAACGTGCACTGCGGTGAAGACATTCAGTGGGTTGTGCTCGCTGCTTTGCTCTACAGGGTGCTACATACAGACAAGCATCTGGtttcttatccaaaaaaaaaaacatagcagaAACCAGTAACTATGGGGACGTGGCCTCACTATTGCCTTAAAATTATTACTGCCTCAGGCTGTTTCCTTCTATTTAAGGTCTGATCCTAGATGAAGTGGTTAAAGAAACCGATCCTTTGATGGTAGTGGAGCTGGGCACGTACTGTGGATACTCTGCTGTTCGAATAGCTCGACTGCTGAAGCCGGGAGCTCGCATCCTCACCATGGAGATGAATCCAGTTCATGCCTCTGTAGCCAGGCAGATGATTGAATTTGCTGGAGTCAACAACACAGTAGGTACATTCCTTTATTCTGGCCAAAATAGACAGTAGCAGTACGAGCTGTAAGGTAGATATTCAGTGAACTAAAATAAGTGCCTGGTCTTATCAGCATCTAAAATGCTTTTGCAGGGATTGCTtcttcccttaaggtggccatacacgcaccgatattatcgtacgaaacctcgtttcgtacgataatcggtgcgtgtatggcatgtcggcgagttgaccgatatcgcaggaagctgccgatatcggacgactcgccgatcggacaaaattctcccttcagagctgaatcggcagaaggaggtagaaatcctattgtttctacctccttacctgccgattcagtcctgaatggtgtgtggcggatcttacgatgtttcgtgcgaccgatggtcgcacgaaacatcgtcggatcgccacgtgtatggccacctttagagatgaTCAAGGGACAGTAAAGGTGGCTCTACACtctaagatccgttcgcttggcaaggtcgccaagcgagcagatcttctcccgatatcccaaccAACGGGTTAATTCGGTCGTTTgttccccgatctgactaaaaatcaaacctgcccaatttaatTAATTGAATTGAGACAAAAGTCTTGTTGGTTCTATTTACAGAGAATGAGGGATGCAAACAGACGCCAGCATCAATTAACCGCATTTGGCTTTCTCTTATCAATGTTCCAGGGGCAGTCTGcaaaatataccccttagggaaTTAGGATGCTCAACTGTATAGTCTGaaggaataaaatatataaaaataaataaatagttaaacCTGGCAGATAGGTGCAAGACTTTTGAATGTGAtatgattttaaaggggaccttcaCCCATAAAACatcttttaaaagaaaatgtcattctgatCAGTCTTCCCAAATAAATTCATTACACGTTTTTCAGTGACATTACAATTAAAATCAGGATTTGTGTATGTTTTtattctctgcactcactcctATTTGGTCCTCCTAGGAGAAGCCAGTTCTCCTACAGGTCTGGTAAACAAATATAAACAAGCCAGaaactgttttcaatagcaaatGCATGTACactttaattctaagcaactaatatacatttacagtacattttctttcaatataaaaaatgaaaatcccaTTTTATTGTGAGCGTATTATTAGGTAACAGTTGGGTTCTCTGTGATAAGGTATAGGCTTTCTGATATCTTCTTTACATGTGGATTTTTCCGACTGGATGATATCAGAGTGTCTGTGATGTGAGACTTTTAAGaactggaaattagtttattttgaATTCACTGTTGAGTTCTTATAGCTACAATCTGATTCTGGCAAATAATTCTCCATACTGggcaacattctgatttttaggTTCATGTACTGGAAGGGTCCACAGCAGATTTCATCCCGCAGCTGAAGCAAAACTATGGCGTGGATACGCTTGACTTTGTGTTTCTGGATCATTGGAAGGACCGATATCTAATTGATACCAAACTTTTGgaggtaaataattttttttccgtTAATGGACTCGAGCTCCAAAAAACTCTGACAGGTTAAAGTATAAAAGTACAATAGTTCTTGTGCAAGTAACATGTTAATAAAAAGCCTTTAGTGCCCTGGGATCTGTTctttcacatttttattcatatatattgcAAAGATAGCCTTCTTATTCTACACAAAGAATCACTGACATTACATTGGATGGGTATTTCTCCATCCCTGGTCCTAAAATGAGTTCAAGGAGAAGAAAGGAGGAAATGcctaatgttaggcacccccagtgattgtaatcacttacctgataacctggccagtgctcctgttagcacaAATCTGCACTGCACTCTTCTGGGAGCACCATGGAGCCATCCTCTTCCAGCTTCTTTGTTGTGTGGGTGCACAAAAAAACCATTTCACTGTACAGCGCATGTGTCTACCTGGTGATGCTGAAGAAAGAAGAGGAGGAGCACTGTGCTGGGCTCACTGAAAATCCCCCCAGccatgcagttttctgctaacaggagcaccagcccagtaTCAGGTAAGGAAATACAATcgctggggggtacctaacatttgatACCTTTAGTGATTCACCCTTTCCTTCCCCTACCTTTAGCCACCTATAGccatgcaaggcattgtgtgTATACATTGTGTGCTAACTGACTGGGAAGGTTATTCATTACAGTTTTCATTTGAAGTTGAAACTTACCAAGAGCGACTGAAAAAAATCTTACATCTGCGATACATTTTCTGTGAAACTTCCTGTACATAGTAACTACATGTTGTATTTTCATATCTATTGGTATATAATAAAATTAGGTAGAAGCTTCTTTTATGTATGGTACATAGAAATTGAGTAATAATCAGGTTGTTTCTGTATTCTTCCCTACTGTTCAGGAGTGTCAGTTGTTGAGGAAAGGCTCCGTGTTATTGGCAGATAATGTTGTCTATCCTGGCATCCCAGACTTCCTGGAGCACGTCAGGACCTGCGGCCGGTATGACTGCACTAACTACCCATCTCGGGTGCAGTACATGAACAAAGAAGATGCTCTAGAAAAGGCTGTATTTAAAGGCTGCTTGTGACAGGAAAAAATAGCCTCCAAAAACTGTGCAAGAAGGTCCTGTGTACAAGAAAATGATATGCAGTCTGTCCATTTTGGAATCCCTGTTTACACCTATAACAATGGCCTCTTTTCATTTCACTGTTAGACTGACGTGCCCACATTCTAATGCATCCACATTATCAAATATACTCATGTGATTATGGTGCTACCGGGGAACAGTCATAGGTGCTTAGGGAAAGCCACATGGTTTGTTTCCATGACCCCTGTATGCAGATGGACTAAAACTAATAACAAAAAAGCTACCTGTAATAAAGAGGAAAACTACTGGGGGAAAATCCATTTTTGTTCTGCCTAATATCACCCCGGATCATTGTGTTTGCCTAATGTGTATCTGAGTTTTTCTGTACATCTGTCCTTGCCTTTCCTCACGTTTAAAGGTTGGAAAAGCATCTTACAAGGGAAAACCTACTATTGCATTTAGTTAAAATTATATCCCTAAATGCCAACTCCCACAAGTTTGTTCACATTCCTAACAAATAAACCACTTGTAGGAACACTCCCTGCTGAAAAGGAAACAGCACAATACACATTACACATGTAGGAATATGGGCAAGTTCATCATGACTCTGCAAATTAGGATTTCTATAGGTCATTCTGAAGGTGAAGTAAAAGTTAAGTGATTAAAAAAAGAGAGATAAGCACTTCAAGCATTCACAGATAACCTGCACTCAGAGCAGAAGctttatataacataataaatatttgcattaCATATATCAGCTGGACACTCGGCTACATATTTAAGTGTAGCATATGCTCActataacatatatacagtatatatgcttgCTAACACCAAAGCGGAAATGTTACCAGtggtctatattttttatttgtggtttttgaataatttcGCTTTTTTGTTCAACAGACTGTAATATAAATATGAGGccattaatagaaaaataaaaaataacaagaaacttgtagcctcacagaacagtaTTTTTGACTGTGGGGCCAATGACCCCTATTTGAAGGATgggaaaaggcag contains these protein-coding regions:
- the comt.2 gene encoding catechol-O-methyltransferase; the encoded protein is MEGLKEQRMLDFVVENAVRGDPQSVVDTIDNFCRNKEWAMNVGDEKGLILDEVVKETDPLMVVELGTYCGYSAVRIARLLKPGARILTMEMNPVHASVARQMIEFAGVNNTVHVLEGSTADFIPQLKQNYGVDTLDFVFLDHWKDRYLIDTKLLEECQLLRKGSVLLADNVVYPGIPDFLEHVRTCGRYDCTNYPSRVQYMNKEDALEKAVFKGCL